In one Candidatus Eisenbacteria bacterium genomic region, the following are encoded:
- a CDS encoding PHP domain-containing protein, which translates to MTAVSTIDLHLHSTASDGSYPAEAVVAMAERNGVRVLALTDHDSLDGIPAAEERAKSSGIRVIPGVELSVSEAGIDVHLLAYGFDPLEKGLVAAIARYRDSRRERARKMLARLKGLGIKIALEEVEEIAHGGALGRPHVAEALMQGGHIETFQEAFQRYLGHHAPAYVPKQTVTLEEAVSVVREACGVTVLAHPGTLNRDHLIAAWAARGLDGIEVWHSKHAAADVARFKGIAKQHGLLMTGGSDYHGERTPDVSIGGVLVPETALKELDETLRARRPLRAPR; encoded by the coding sequence ATGACCGCCGTCTCCACGATCGATCTCCACCTCCACTCCACGGCGTCGGACGGATCGTACCCGGCGGAGGCCGTCGTCGCGATGGCCGAGCGAAACGGGGTCCGCGTCCTCGCGCTCACCGACCACGACTCGCTCGATGGGATCCCCGCAGCCGAGGAGCGGGCGAAAAGCTCCGGCATCCGCGTGATCCCCGGCGTGGAGCTCTCGGTGAGCGAGGCCGGAATCGACGTCCATCTCCTCGCGTACGGATTCGACCCCCTGGAGAAGGGCCTCGTAGCCGCGATCGCGCGGTATCGGGATTCGCGCCGGGAGCGCGCGCGAAAGATGCTTGCCCGCCTGAAGGGCCTCGGGATCAAGATCGCGCTCGAGGAAGTGGAGGAGATCGCGCACGGAGGCGCGCTCGGCCGCCCGCACGTGGCCGAGGCGCTGATGCAGGGAGGGCACATCGAGACCTTTCAAGAGGCCTTCCAGCGCTACCTGGGCCACCACGCGCCGGCCTACGTCCCGAAGCAGACCGTCACGCTCGAGGAAGCGGTGTCGGTCGTTCGCGAGGCGTGCGGCGTCACGGTGCTCGCGCATCCGGGCACGCTGAACCGCGACCACCTGATCGCCGCATGGGCCGCGCGCGGCCTCGACGGCATCGAGGTCTGGCATTCGAAGCACGCCGCGGCGGACGTGGCGCGCTTCAAAGGGATCGCGAAGCAGCACGGCCTGCTCATGACGGGAGGCTCCGACTACCACGGAGAGCGGACGCCCGACGTTTCGATCGGGGGCGTCCTGGTTCCGGAAACCGCACTGAAAGAGTTGGACGAAACCCTGCGGGCCCGGCGCCCGCTTCGCGCGCCCCGCTGA
- a CDS encoding tetratricopeptide repeat protein — protein sequence MDRNVAIKRRAQQLVAKGQIDAALAEFDKLFESGDKDPYDFILVADLLAKRGAMQEAVRRYRQAIAEYTKAELFKNAIAVCKKILRISKEDLEIHRSLGDLYAKEGLHGDAQIHYLEFAEGSIRRQDHSAALDVIDLVIQLSPENTDLSEKYVEISMRADEPERGGRELLRRAEMLEHRGEMDEAKHLRERASTLAPGLTSEASSASNAATETVTEEEEAAAPEETLEEQEPAAEQESTADRESAYEPSARSVMDELKPDTLVTESAAEAAPRKAAPPEPEVEEPEPAAAVPEAETAPPRHEDLAASYLSAGNREMAAEEFWKAAELAFFRGDLPRARLLLASLLQVTPTHEAALRRLVDVTAQAEDPLAEAKARFNLAELYLGQEEWALSRSEYMRSLELDPSNGRARMRVARIDAMNGTTPEQLIDLDSLPNKRPSASVLVRDEAPASMDNLVDLEEIIDEFKAGVSSSISGEDHESHYDLGMAYMEMGLYEEAIGEFQVASKGGPMELKCLEMIALCYLEKNEPAAAARELTRALELPAHGPEETISLRYHLGMAMERLGNLEKALQHFEEVSLLNAGFLKVTTKVRELTQRISAGRDS from the coding sequence GTGGACCGAAACGTCGCCATCAAGAGACGGGCGCAGCAGCTCGTCGCGAAAGGGCAAATCGACGCCGCGCTCGCGGAGTTCGATAAGCTCTTTGAGAGCGGGGACAAGGATCCGTACGATTTCATCCTTGTCGCCGACCTCTTGGCGAAGCGCGGCGCCATGCAGGAGGCGGTCCGCCGTTACCGGCAGGCGATCGCCGAGTACACCAAGGCCGAGCTGTTCAAGAACGCGATCGCGGTCTGCAAGAAGATCCTTCGAATCTCGAAGGAAGACCTCGAAATCCACCGCTCGCTGGGCGACCTCTACGCCAAGGAGGGCCTGCACGGCGACGCGCAGATCCACTACCTCGAGTTCGCCGAAGGCTCGATCCGCCGTCAGGACCACAGCGCCGCGCTCGACGTGATCGACCTCGTGATCCAGCTTTCCCCCGAGAACACGGATCTCTCTGAGAAGTACGTCGAGATCTCGATGCGCGCCGACGAGCCGGAGCGCGGCGGTCGCGAGCTTTTGCGCCGCGCCGAGATGCTGGAGCACCGCGGGGAGATGGATGAGGCGAAGCACCTCCGCGAGCGCGCCTCCACGCTCGCCCCCGGGCTCACGAGCGAAGCCTCATCGGCCTCGAACGCCGCGACGGAGACGGTGACGGAGGAGGAGGAGGCCGCGGCTCCGGAGGAAACCCTCGAGGAGCAGGAGCCGGCGGCGGAGCAGGAATCGACGGCGGACCGCGAGAGCGCGTACGAGCCATCCGCCCGCAGCGTCATGGACGAGCTCAAGCCCGACACGCTCGTGACCGAGAGCGCGGCCGAGGCCGCCCCGCGTAAAGCCGCGCCGCCGGAGCCGGAAGTCGAAGAGCCCGAGCCCGCCGCGGCCGTACCCGAAGCGGAGACCGCGCCCCCGCGCCACGAGGATCTCGCCGCGAGCTATCTGAGCGCGGGGAATCGGGAGATGGCGGCCGAGGAATTCTGGAAGGCGGCGGAGCTCGCGTTCTTCCGCGGGGATCTCCCTCGCGCGCGCCTGCTTCTCGCCTCGCTTCTGCAAGTGACGCCGACGCACGAAGCCGCGCTTCGCAGGCTCGTCGACGTCACCGCGCAGGCGGAGGACCCGCTCGCCGAAGCCAAGGCGCGGTTCAATCTCGCCGAGCTCTACCTTGGCCAGGAGGAGTGGGCACTCTCCCGGTCGGAATACATGCGCTCGCTGGAGCTCGATCCGTCGAACGGCCGCGCCCGGATGCGCGTGGCTCGGATCGACGCCATGAACGGAACGACCCCGGAGCAGCTGATCGATCTCGATTCGCTCCCCAACAAGCGCCCCTCGGCTTCGGTCCTCGTGCGCGACGAGGCTCCGGCCAGCATGGACAATCTTGTCGACCTGGAAGAGATCATCGACGAGTTCAAGGCCGGCGTGAGCAGCAGCATCTCCGGCGAGGACCACGAGAGTCACTACGATCTCGGGATGGCCTACATGGAGATGGGGCTCTACGAGGAAGCGATCGGGGAGTTCCAGGTGGCCTCGAAGGGCGGACCGATGGAGCTCAAGTGCCTGGAGATGATCGCGCTTTGTTATCTGGAAAAAAACGAGCCCGCGGCGGCGGCCCGCGAGCTGACGCGCGCGCTCGAGCTCCCGGCCCACGGCCCCGAGGAGACGATCAGTTTGCGGTATCATCTGGGGATGGCAATGGAACGGTTGGGGAACCTCGAAAAGGCCCTGCAGCATTTTGAGGAGGTCTCCCTGCTCAACGCCGGCTTCCTCAAGGTGACCACCAAGGTCCGCGAGCTGACGCAGCGGATCTCGGCCGGCCGCGATTCATGA